A region from the Cannabis sativa cultivar Pink pepper isolate KNU-18-1 chromosome 9, ASM2916894v1, whole genome shotgun sequence genome encodes:
- the LOC115721785 gene encoding ethylene receptor 2 codes for MLIRTLASGLLISSILISVSASGADNEYPRCNCDDEGSLWSIESILECQRVSDFLIAVAYFSIPIELLYFVSCSNVPFKWVLFQFISFIVLCGMTHLLNGWTYGPHPFQLMLALTVFKILTALVSCATAITLITLIPLLLKVKVREFMLKKKTWDLGREVGMIMKQKEAGLHVRMLTHEIRKSLDRHTILYTTLFELSETLGLQYCSVWMPNDNKTEMVLTHELKGRNYSNLYNVSIPIGEPDVVRIKGSEVVNILSPDSALVAARSGETGEPGPVAAIRMPMLRVCNFKGGTPEHIQACYAILLLVLPGGQPRSWSSQELEIVKVVADQVAVALSHAAVLEESQLMREKLAEQNRALQQAKRNAMLASQARNSFQKVMSNGMRRPMHSVLGLLSMLQDESLSNEQRTIVDAMVRTSNVLSTLINDVMDSSTKDSGRFLLETRSFSLHALIKETACLAKCLCLYRGFSFAVDVEKSLPDYIMGDEKRVFQVLLHMIGSLLNGNKEGGLVILRVFPESGSQGRSDQKWAAWRHTDGDVHIRFEIRVSDSGFLLDGSVSAAPPIDRRYVNDGIEERLSFSVCKKLVQMMQGNIWVAPSSQGFTQSMALVLRFQLRPSIAVAISEPGGSSEHPLSNSLFSGLQVVVADDDDVNRVVTKKLLEKLGCTVTALASGFECLSAISRAGSPVQIIVLDLHMPELDGYEVASRIRKFRSRSWPLIIALATSDDDAVWDRCIQIGINGVIQKPVVLQGIANELRRVLLQANKVV; via the exons ATGTTAATAAGAACATTAGCATCTGGGCTGTTGATTTCCTCCATTCTCATATCAGTTTCGGCTTCCGGAGCTGATAATGAGTATCCCAGATGTAATTGTGACGATGAAGGAAGCTTATGGAGCATTGAGAGTATTTTAGAATGCCAGAGAGTGAGCGATTTCTTAATCGCGGTTGCCTATTTTTCGATCCCCATTGAGCTACTTTACTTTGTTAGCTGCTCCAATGTGCCATTCAAATGGGTTCTCTTTCAGTTCATTTCCTTTATTGTGCTTTGTGGGATGACACATTTGCTTAATGGGTGGACTTATGGCCCTCACCCTTTTCAGCTCATGCTGGCTCTCACTGTCTTCAAGATTCTCACTGCTCTGGTTTCGTGTGCTACTGCCATAACTCTCATCACTCTCATCCCTTTGCTTCTAAAAGTTAAGGTGAGAGAATTCATGTTAAAGAAGAAAACTTGGGACCTTGGCCGAGAGGTTGGGATGATAATGAAGCAGAAAGAAGCTGGTTTACATGTGAGGATGCTTACTCATGAGATTCGGAAGTCACTTGATAGGCATACCATTTTGTACACTACCCTTTTCGAGCTATCTGAGACTCTGGGCTTGCAGTACTGTTCGGTTTGGATGCCTAATGATAATAAGACTGAAATGGTTCTGACTCATGAATTGAAAGGGAGAAATTATTCCAATTTGTATAATGTTTCAATACCCATTGGTGAACCTGATGTTGTGAGGATCAAAGGAAGTGAAGTTGTGAATATTCTTAGTCCGGACTCAGCTCTTGTTGCTGCGAGGAGTGGAGAGACTGGTGAGCCAGGGCCGGTGGCTGCAATCAGGATGCCAATGCTTCGGGTTTGCAACTTCAAAGGTGGAACTCCTGAGCATATTCAGGCTTGCTATGCAATTTTGCTTTTGGTTCTTCCTGGCGGACAGCCTAGATCTTGGAGCAGCCAGGAACTTGAGATAGTAAAGGTAGTCGCTGATCAAGTGGCTGTGGCACTTTCTCATGCTGCAGTTCTTGAGGAGTCTCAACTCATGAGGGAGAAATTGGCTGAGCAGAATCGAGCATTGCAACAGGCAAAAAGGAATGCTATGTTAGCAAGCCAGGCAAGAAATTCGTTCCAGAAAGTAATGAGTAATGGGATGAGAAGGCCAATGCATTCTGTCTTAGGTTTGCTCTCGATGCTGCAAGATGAGAGTCTGAGCAATGAGCAGCGAACTATTGTTGATGCCATGGTGAGAACAAGCAATGTTCTATCGACCTTGATAAATGATGTCATGGATAGTTCTACAAAAGATAGTGGAAGATTTTTATTGGAAACGAGGTCCTTTAGTTTGCATGCCCTAATAAAAGAAACAGCTTGCCTTGCCAAATGCTTATGTTTGTACAGGGGTTTCAGTTTTGCTGTTGATGTTGAGAAGTCTTTGCCTGATTATATAATGGGCGATGAGAAAAGGGTTTTTCAGGTGCTTTTGCATATGATTGGAAGCCTTTTAAATGGGAACAAGGAAGGGGGGTTGGTCATACTCAGAGTTTTTCCAGAGAGTGGAAGTCAGGGAAGGAGTGACCAAAAATGGGCAGCCTGGAGGCATACTGATGGGGATGTACATATCAGATTTGAGATTAGGGTCAGTGATAGTGGTTTTCTATTAGACGGGTCAGTATCAGCAGCACCACCCATCGATAGGAGATACGTGAATGATGGAATTGAGGAGCGTTTGAGCTTCAGCGTTTGCAAAAAACTTGTGCAG ATGATGCAAGGGAACATTTGGGTAGCCCCAAGCTCTCAAGGATTTACTCAGAGCATGGCACTGGTTCTTAGGTTTCAACTGAGACCGTCCATTGCAGTAGCAATCTCTGAACCAGGAGGATCATCAGAGCACCCGCTTTCCAACTCTCTTTTCAGTGGGCTGCAAGTTGTGGTAGCCGACGACGATGATGTAAACAGGGTTGTTACCAAGAAGCTGCTTGAAAAGCTAGGGTGTACTGTAACAGCTCTTGCTTCTGGGTTTGAATGCCTGAGCGCTATTAGCCGAGCTGGATCACCAGTCCAAATCATAGTGCTAGATCTCCACATGCCTGAGTTGGATGGTTATGAAGTTGCAAGTAGAATTCGCAAGTTTCGAAGCCGTAGTTGGCCATTAATCATCGCCTTAGCCACGAGCGACGACGATGCTGTGTGGGATAGATGTATTCAGATTGGTATCAACGGTGTCATCCAAAAACCAGTAGTGCTGCAAGGTATTGCGAATGAGCTAAGGAGAGTTCTGTTGCAGGCAAACAAAGTTGTGTAa